The DNA region GCGGGGTCATTGCTTCCTCCCAATGCGCGCTGGCACGAACCGGTATCTAGGCGGCGCCCCTCGCTTCGCCAGAGGGCTGCGCCAAGGTGACGCCCGATTCCGCGAGCACGTGCAGGAAAGCATCCGAATTGAAAAAGGCGAATTCGTGCTCGCGCAACGTCGTCACCGGATCGAGGCTTTGTAAGGCCGAATCGACGAAGCCTGGATGACACATGATCAGGCCGCCATCCGGCAGGCCTCTGAGGAAGCGCGGGAAAATGCGCGAGAAGCGCGCCTTGGGGGTAAAGGCATAGGCGCCGGCGAAAGCCGGATTGGTGGTCAGCCCGTGGCGCGCGGCCTGCGATTTGAAGCCGAGGCTCAGCACGTCGAGGACCAGCGATTTCGGATCGTGCAGCGCGCGGCCGGCACGGACGCGGCCGCATTGCCGCACCCAGGCGTTGGGTGCGATCTCGCTCACCACCCTGAGGAAGGCGTTGCGCACCTGCGGCAGCAGATGCACGTGCTGATGGCCATCGACGAAATCGGGCATATGGCCGAAGGCGGACAGGAACGCCTGTAGTTGCGTGGCGATCTCGATCGTCAGCAGCTCGATGTCGAGCCGCCGTGTCATGGCGAGCCGCATCATGTCGTTGATCGGCGGGAAGGCGCCGCCGCGCAGCGGCGCAAAGCCGTTGCTCATCGGCTTGAACGGCGCGGTGAGGGTGACGTGCAGGCCGATGGCGGCGCGGGTCGTGCCGGCGTTGAGCATTTCCAGCGCATCGACTTCGTCGGCGCCGATATATGCCGCCGGCATCATCACCGACGTGGCGTTGAGCCGGCCGTTGAGGATGAGCTGGCGGATGGCGTCGTTGACGCCGGGCGCCATGCCGTAATCGTCGGCGCAGAGCCAGATCCGGCGGGTCGCGGTCACGTTATTCCGCCACGTGCAAGGCCGACGGCTTATCCGTCTCGGTCTCGTCGGCGTGCTTGACGCTGTGTTCGGCGACGAAATAGACCGGCCGCGCTTTGATCTCGGACAGCATCTTGCCGATGTATTCGCCCAGGATGCCGATCATCAGAAGCTGCACGCCGCCGATGATCATGATGCTGACGACCAGCGAGGGATAGCCGGGCACGTCTTTGCCGAACAGGATCGTCTCGAGCATGATCCAGATGCCGAAAAGAAGCGCGGTCGCCGCGAACAGCGCGCCGAGCAGGCTTGCGAGGCGGAGCGGCGCCACCGTGAACGAGGTCAGGCCCTCGATCGACAGGCCGATCAGCGTCCAGACGTTCCAGGTCGTCTTGCCGTGCTCGCGCCGCGCCGGTTCGTAATCGACGCGCACCTGCCGGAAGCCGATCCAACTCGACAGGCCTTTGAAGAAACGGTTGCGCTCCGGCATCTGGCGCAGTGCCGCGGCCGCGCGCGCCGACAGCAGGCGGAAGTCGCCGGCGTCTTCCGGAATTTTCTGACGCTGGCCCCAGTTGATCAGGTCGTAGAAGAACTTCACGCCGAGCGTGCGCAGCTTGGGCTCGCTCTCGCGGTGCGCCTTGGCGGTATAGACGACGTCGTAGCCATCATCGAGCCAGCGGGACACCAAGGTTTCGATCAGGCTCGGCGGATGCTGGCCGTCGCCGTCCATGAACATGACGGCGCCCAGGCGGGCATGGTCGAGGCCG from Pseudolabrys taiwanensis includes:
- a CDS encoding glycosyltransferase family 2 protein encodes the protein MTAQTTRSSTRTAQTRATQGLSIVVPVFNESKGLPSLHERISEVARFLHAKRGLAVEIVYVDDGSRDDTYLVAQALPATAADVQVVSLSRNFGKEAALLAGLDHARLGAVMFMDGDGQHPPSLIETLVSRWLDDGYDVVYTAKAHRESEPKLRTLGVKFFYDLINWGQRQKIPEDAGDFRLLSARAAAALRQMPERNRFFKGLSSWIGFRQVRVDYEPARREHGKTTWNVWTLIGLSIEGLTSFTVAPLRLASLLGALFAATALLFGIWIMLETILFGKDVPGYPSLVVSIMIIGGVQLLMIGILGEYIGKMLSEIKARPVYFVAEHSVKHADETETDKPSALHVAE
- a CDS encoding ChbG/HpnK family deacetylase; this encodes MAPGVNDAIRQLILNGRLNATSVMMPAAYIGADEVDALEMLNAGTTRAAIGLHVTLTAPFKPMSNGFAPLRGGAFPPINDMMRLAMTRRLDIELLTIEIATQLQAFLSAFGHMPDFVDGHQHVHLLPQVRNAFLRVVSEIAPNAWVRQCGRVRAGRALHDPKSLVLDVLSLGFKSQAARHGLTTNPAFAGAYAFTPKARFSRIFPRFLRGLPDGGLIMCHPGFVDSALQSLDPVTTLREHEFAFFNSDAFLHVLAESGVTLAQPSGEARGAA